TTGGTGGGCTCATCCAGAGCAAGCACCGAAGGTTGAAGCACAAGTATGCTAGCCAGCGCTGCTCGCCGACGTTCACCAGAGCTAAGTTCGTGGGCAGATTTATCGAGCATTCGATCATTTAAGCCTACTTGGGCTATGGCTTGTCGGGCTTTTCTCTCAGCCACCTCAGGCACATCGCCCGCAACAAGAGGCCCAAAAGTTACATCACGCCATACAGTGGGCATAAAGAGTTGGTCTTCAGGCTCGGCGAATGCCAAACCAAGCTTACTTCTTACCCAGCGCTCTGTTGTTTTTTCCAATACAACGCCATCTACGCATACGCGGCCGCTTCCCTTTAATATGCCGACGAGACACCACAATAAAGTTGACTTGCCGGCACCATTCGGTCCCAGCAGAGCAACGCGTTCGCCATGAGCAATTGAGAATGAGATGTCGCGCAACGCAAAGCTTCCATCGGGATAGGAATATGTAAGTTTTTCAACTTTCAGCGCCTCTACAGCCATCTTCCAACTCCAGCAATGATAATAGATACAACGGCATAGGTCAATCCGCATGCTAAATGGGAAAACTTCAAAGGAGATGGCGCCAAGGTCGGGAGCTTGCCTTGAAAACCGCGCAGTGCCATCGCAGAGCCAACTCGCTCTGACCTAACCACGGCTCTAACAAGCAGGTTTACGCTAGCCCATAAAAGGCTCGTTAGCTTCATCCATGTTGAAGCAAAGGAGGCTCGCAGTGCCCAAGCTCGATTTGTGCGCATAACCTCTTCGATAAGTAAGTCAACGCCTCGCACGGTGAATTCCCCAAGCTGGCCGAACGCCGACAAAATGGGCATGCGACTGATAAACTCGAGAATCGCCAAAGTATGCGTGCTTGCCATG
The sequence above is a segment of the Armatimonadota bacterium genome. Coding sequences within it:
- a CDS encoding ABC transporter ATP-binding protein, which encodes MAVEALKVEKLTYSYPDGSFALRDISFSIAHGERVALLGPNGAGKSTLLWCLVGILKGSGRVCVDGVVLEKTTERWVRSKLGLAFAEPEDQLFMPTVWRDVTFGPLVAGDVPEVAERKARQAIAQVGLNDRMLDKSAHELSSGERRRAALASILVLQPSVLALDEPTNSLDAPGRAALASTLLQLPCAQLIATHDLSFARCLCTRALVLVDGALVSDISMHELLGDKEALQRFGLEAEVITEDGQKVFL
- a CDS encoding energy-coupling factor transporter transmembrane component T; translation: MPHHIDLYVHQESIIHKLDPRAKLVAIAGFILAVFIVSTRPLLPAGLLCVLIGCVVVLERLPVRVLLRRMFPILVVVGLPFMLSRIGREQTRIAGELFALKSLLVAAAVIVFMASTHTLAILEFISRMPILSAFGQLGEFTVRGVDLLIEEVMRTNRAWALRASFASTWMKLTSLLWASVNLLVRAVVRSERVGSAMALRGFQGKLPTLAPSPLKFSHLACGLTYAVVSIIIAGVGRWL